The Niabella beijingensis genomic interval CGCTCCTTCAGATCCTGGGTCGCTATCAGACCGTCATCCCCCTGAAGGCGGTCACCATTTGAAGATACAAACCGTGCCGGCTTGTGTGTGTAAAATCGTTCTTTGTTCTGGTCCCACCAAAGGTCCTGGCAATAGAGGGTATCCCCTTTTAAGGTAACCACCCGTACACTGTCCCGGAGGTAGACCATCTCAATGGACTCCATATACTTCCCGTATTTGCTGTCCAGTTTGCTTTCAATCCGGGCACTGTCATTGTAAAAGTCGACATGCAGGGTTTTGGGGAATTCGGTATAAACAGTATCCGCCTGTACCCGTAGCATTATCGGAGCTGTTAATTTTGCTTTTACCTTTC includes:
- the lptC gene encoding LPS export ABC transporter periplasmic protein LptC — protein: MKLRLHNILFSAVLLLLIACENTEEEINALNKKVSMTDQALKVESYLSQGGKVKAKLTAPIMLRVQADTVYTEFPKTLHVDFYNDSARIESKLDSKYGKYMESIEMVYLRDSVRVVTLKGDTLYCQDLWWDQNKERFYTHKPARFVSSNGDRLQGDDGLIATQDLKERTFLNGHGRGTSLSDGLPGQKPSAGATDSAGKTTTPDSTGKVTAPDSAGAPKR